In a genomic window of Methylovirgula sp. 4M-Z18:
- a CDS encoding nitroreductase family protein encodes MSGDQTILQLLQTRRSVAPLAMRGPGPTPEELNTLLTIAARVPDHGKLAPWRFIVFEGAARERAGALIASVFQADNPHATPEALEIERTRLARAPLVVGVVSRAAPHVKIPVWEQQMSAGAVCMNLTIAANAMGFVSAWLTEWYAYDRRVLETLGVNEHEQMAGFVHIGRFDQKPEDRVRPDLAEITTRFAP; translated from the coding sequence ATGTCCGGCGACCAGACCATCCTTCAACTCTTGCAGACCCGCCGCTCGGTGGCGCCGCTCGCCATGCGCGGACCTGGCCCGACGCCGGAGGAGCTCAACACGCTGCTCACCATCGCCGCCCGGGTTCCCGACCACGGCAAGCTCGCCCCTTGGCGCTTCATCGTGTTCGAAGGGGCGGCGCGCGAGCGGGCAGGGGCGCTGATCGCCAGTGTGTTCCAGGCCGACAATCCGCACGCGACGCCCGAGGCGCTGGAGATTGAGCGGACCCGCCTCGCACGGGCGCCTCTGGTGGTGGGGGTCGTATCCCGCGCCGCGCCGCATGTGAAAATTCCGGTGTGGGAGCAGCAGATGTCGGCCGGCGCGGTCTGCATGAACCTGACGATCGCCGCCAACGCCATGGGCTTCGTCTCTGCCTGGCTGACCGAATGGTATGCCTATGATCGCCGCGTGCTCGAAACCTTGGGCGTCAACGAGCACGAGCAAATGGCCGGGTTCGTGCATATCGGCCGCTTCGATCAGAAGCCCGAGGATCGGGTGCGGCCCGATCTCGCCGAGATCACCACGCGTTTCGCGCCCTGA
- a CDS encoding DMT family transporter, with product MQDAHANPLNWQTMALVALTMMAFAANSLLCRIALRQEIIDAASFASVRLVAGAITLLLIVRARASPPYAGGGEWLAATMLFTYVVFFSFAYLTLPAGTGALILFGGVHLTMFSAGLYMGEKFGAIAWLGLALAVSGLVYLVSPGVAAPAPLGAAMMAIAGVSWGVYSLRGRGVADPLAATAGNFLRAAPLALASSVILIARAHTDATGFILALTSGALTSGVGYAIWYAALRRLSATRAATVQLSVPLIAAFGGVALLSEAITPRLLVSSAAILGGIALVLASKAHRKPERRPV from the coding sequence ATGCAAGACGCGCACGCAAATCCGTTGAACTGGCAGACGATGGCCCTTGTCGCGCTGACGATGATGGCGTTTGCCGCCAATTCGCTGCTGTGCCGGATCGCGTTGCGGCAGGAGATTATCGACGCGGCGAGCTTTGCCAGCGTCAGGCTGGTCGCCGGGGCGATCACCCTTCTGCTGATCGTGCGGGCCAGGGCGAGCCCGCCATACGCCGGTGGCGGCGAGTGGCTCGCAGCGACAATGCTGTTCACCTATGTCGTGTTTTTTTCCTTCGCCTATCTCACTCTGCCCGCCGGCACGGGGGCATTGATTTTATTTGGCGGCGTGCACCTCACCATGTTCAGCGCGGGTCTGTACATGGGTGAAAAATTCGGGGCCATCGCCTGGCTCGGCCTAGCCTTGGCCGTCTCGGGGCTTGTCTATCTCGTCTCGCCGGGCGTCGCCGCGCCGGCGCCGCTCGGCGCCGCAATGATGGCGATTGCCGGCGTGTCATGGGGCGTGTATTCGCTGCGTGGCCGCGGTGTCGCCGACCCGCTGGCGGCGACAGCCGGCAATTTCCTGCGCGCGGCACCGCTCGCCCTGGCTTCGAGCGTGATTTTGATCGCACGCGCCCACACCGACGCAACCGGATTCATCCTGGCCCTGACCTCGGGCGCGCTGACATCCGGCGTCGGCTATGCCATCTGGTATGCCGCGCTGCGCAGGCTTTCCGCCACCCGCGCCGCAACCGTGCAATTGTCCGTGCCGCTGATTGCCGCCTTCGGCGGCGTCGCCCTTTTGTCGGAAGCCATCACGCCGCGCCTGCTCGTGTCGTCGGCGGCGATCCTCGGCGGCATTGCCCTGGTCCTGGCAAGCAAGGCGCACCGTAAACCTGAACGGCGCCCCGTGTGA
- a CDS encoding DUF1326 domain-containing protein, translating into MSYHLEGRLLEVCNCNVLCPCWIGEDPDRGTCDTIVAWHVDKGTIDGVEVGGNTVACVAHVPGNILQGNWSAAIFVDDKASKEQEEALLSVYSGKAGGPVAELVKLIGSIVSVERAPIQFNVANGRGVIEIGKDYYAELQPYLDATGSRQTTLSDTVFSTVPGAPVFVGKAPTYRSKNAALGIDLDIKNHNALQSTFVFDG; encoded by the coding sequence ATGAGCTATCATCTGGAAGGTCGTCTGCTCGAAGTATGCAATTGCAACGTTTTGTGCCCCTGCTGGATTGGCGAAGATCCGGACCGCGGCACCTGCGACACCATCGTCGCTTGGCACGTCGACAAAGGCACGATCGACGGCGTCGAAGTCGGCGGCAATACCGTTGCTTGCGTCGCCCATGTTCCCGGCAATATTCTGCAAGGCAACTGGTCTGCTGCGATCTTTGTCGACGACAAAGCTTCGAAAGAGCAGGAGGAGGCGCTGCTCAGCGTCTATAGCGGCAAGGCGGGCGGGCCTGTCGCCGAACTTGTCAAACTCATCGGCTCGATCGTCTCGGTCGAGCGTGCGCCAATCCAGTTTAACGTGGCCAACGGCAGGGGCGTCATCGAGATCGGCAAAGATTATTATGCCGAACTCCAGCCTTATCTCGACGCAACCGGCAGCCGCCAGACCACACTGTCCGACACCGTGTTCTCGACTGTACCAGGTGCGCCGGTCTTCGTCGGCAAGGCCCCGACCTACCGCTCTAAGAATGCGGCGCTCGGTATCGATCTCGACATCAAAAATCACAATGCGCTGCAAAGCACGTTCGTTTTTGACGGATGA
- a CDS encoding flavin reductase family protein, which yields MFYEPEARDKSLLPHDPFKAMITPRPVGWVSSRSLKGDVNLAPYSFFNAFASRPGILGFSSEGRKDSLAFIAESGEFVWNMATFALRDAMNRTSAPLPRGENEFAHAGLVMAESEIVNVPRVAASPCALECKLLQIIDLKDLRGASVGAYLVLGQVVGVHIDDAYLKDGRFDTAAAQPIARCGYADYAVVDTVFELSRPTKA from the coding sequence ATGTTCTATGAACCCGAAGCCCGCGATAAGAGCCTTCTGCCGCACGACCCGTTCAAAGCGATGATCACGCCGCGCCCGGTCGGGTGGGTCTCGTCGCGCTCATTGAAGGGCGACGTCAATCTCGCTCCCTACAGCTTCTTCAACGCCTTTGCCTCGCGGCCCGGGATCCTGGGCTTCTCCAGCGAGGGGCGGAAGGACAGCCTCGCCTTCATCGCCGAGTCCGGAGAGTTCGTGTGGAACATGGCGACCTTCGCCCTGCGCGATGCGATGAACCGGACCTCGGCGCCCTTGCCGCGCGGCGAGAACGAATTCGCCCATGCCGGCCTCGTCATGGCCGAATCGGAAATCGTGAATGTGCCGCGTGTTGCGGCAAGCCCCTGCGCGTTGGAATGCAAATTGTTGCAGATCATCGACCTGAAAGATCTGCGGGGAGCGAGCGTGGGCGCCTATCTCGTTCTGGGCCAGGTTGTCGGCGTTCACATCGACGATGCCTATCTCAAGGACGGCCGTTTCGACACGGCTGCGGCGCAGCCCATCGCCCGCTGCGGTTATGCCGATTATGCCGTGGTCGATACGGTTTTCGAGCTTTCGCGGCCAACGAAAGCATAG
- the mctP gene encoding monocarboxylate uptake permease MctP, with protein MDKINWVATSVFVFFFVLVTIIGFMASRWKSADLDHIHEWGLGGRRFGAWITWFLLGGDLYTAYTVIAVPALVYAIGAYGFFAVPYTIIVYPFIFLTMPRLWNVTHKHGYITGSDFVEGRYGNKYLALAVASTGILATMPYIALQLVGMEKVIQALGFPSSDEAPWLGHLPLTIAFVILALYTYKSGLRAPAMIAFVKDIMIYVFVIAAIIVIPYKLGGYGVIFDAASKVYDAKVAAKAVPAAGILLQPGQISPYITLAIGSGMALFMYPHSLTGTLSASSADAIRRNAIGLPAYSLVLGLIALLGLMAHAAGIQVKNPQDVVPQLFLKMFPDWFNGFVFAAIAIGALVPAAVMSIGAANTFTRNIWKPFINQHMSAQQESNMAKLLSLIVKVGALLVIFFMPTKFALDLQLLGGVWMIQIFPAIIFGLYTRFYSGWALLGGWAAGFLVGTALSWGPTAWLPVSNFFGLLPFNAYNGLMSVTINILVATVLALVLPNTAQDETRAADFEDAVKAA; from the coding sequence ATGGATAAGATCAATTGGGTTGCAACCTCCGTTTTCGTTTTCTTCTTTGTCCTCGTCACGATCATCGGCTTCATGGCCTCGAGGTGGAAATCGGCGGACCTCGACCATATCCATGAATGGGGCCTCGGGGGCCGGCGCTTCGGCGCCTGGATCACCTGGTTCCTGCTCGGCGGCGACCTTTACACCGCCTATACGGTGATCGCGGTGCCGGCACTCGTCTATGCGATCGGCGCTTATGGCTTCTTCGCCGTGCCGTATACGATCATCGTCTATCCGTTCATCTTCCTCACCATGCCACGGCTGTGGAACGTCACCCACAAGCACGGCTACATCACGGGAAGCGATTTCGTCGAAGGCCGCTACGGCAACAAATATCTTGCCCTCGCCGTTGCCTCCACCGGCATTCTCGCGACCATGCCCTACATTGCCCTGCAACTCGTCGGGATGGAAAAAGTCATTCAGGCGCTCGGCTTTCCGAGCAGCGACGAGGCGCCATGGCTCGGCCACCTGCCCCTCACCATCGCGTTCGTCATTCTTGCGCTTTACACCTACAAGAGCGGCTTGCGCGCGCCGGCGATGATCGCTTTCGTGAAAGACATCATGATCTATGTCTTCGTGATCGCCGCGATCATCGTCATCCCGTATAAGCTCGGCGGCTATGGCGTGATCTTCGACGCGGCGAGCAAAGTCTATGATGCAAAGGTTGCCGCCAAAGCCGTGCCGGCCGCGGGCATCTTGCTACAGCCCGGACAGATCTCGCCTTACATCACCCTCGCGATCGGCTCCGGCATGGCTCTGTTCATGTATCCACACTCGCTGACGGGAACGCTCTCGGCGTCCAGCGCCGATGCGATCCGCCGCAATGCGATCGGCCTGCCGGCTTATTCGCTGGTGCTGGGCCTGATCGCGCTGCTCGGGCTGATGGCCCATGCCGCCGGCATCCAGGTGAAGAACCCGCAAGACGTCGTGCCGCAGCTCTTCCTGAAGATGTTTCCCGATTGGTTTAACGGCTTCGTTTTTGCCGCCATCGCCATCGGCGCGCTTGTGCCGGCGGCAGTGATGTCGATCGGCGCGGCGAACACATTCACTCGCAACATCTGGAAGCCCTTCATCAATCAGCACATGAGCGCGCAGCAGGAAAGCAACATGGCGAAACTGCTCTCGCTGATCGTCAAGGTCGGCGCGCTGCTGGTGATCTTCTTCATGCCGACCAAATTCGCGCTCGATCTGCAATTGCTCGGCGGCGTGTGGATGATTCAAATCTTCCCGGCGATCATCTTCGGTCTTTACACACGCTTTTACAGCGGCTGGGCGCTGCTCGGCGGCTGGGCTGCGGGCTTTCTCGTCGGCACGGCGCTGTCATGGGGCCCGACCGCCTGGTTGCCGGTGAGCAACTTCTTCGGGCTGCTGCCGTTCAACGCCTATAACGGCCTGATGTCCGTGACGATCAATATACTCGTCGCAACCGTGCTGGCGCTCGTGCTACCCAATACGGCGCAGGACGAGACGAGGGCCGCGGATTTCGAGGATGCCGTCAAGGCCGCGTGA
- a CDS encoding DUF3311 domain-containing protein, with protein sequence MKYLLLLIPCVLALWVPLYNATEPQFFGFPLFYWFQMVMIPISAGFIYLAYRGDGANG encoded by the coding sequence GTGAAATATTTGCTCTTATTGATACCCTGCGTGCTGGCGCTCTGGGTACCGCTTTATAATGCGACCGAACCGCAATTCTTCGGCTTTCCGCTGTTTTACTGGTTTCAGATGGTGATGATCCCGATATCGGCTGGCTTCATCTATCTCGCCTATCGGGGAGATGGCGCCAATGGATAA
- a CDS encoding Lrp/AsnC ligand binding domain-containing protein — protein MQTFFVQIKCMLGKTYAVASALAEAEIASEIYSTAGDYDILAKFYVEKDIDIGHFVGEHVQIIPGIADTRTIITFKAF, from the coding sequence ATGCAGACATTTTTCGTGCAAATCAAATGCATGCTGGGCAAGACCTATGCGGTCGCCAGCGCCCTTGCAGAGGCGGAGATCGCCTCGGAAATCTATTCGACCGCAGGGGACTACGACATCCTGGCCAAGTTCTATGTGGAAAAGGACATCGATATCGGCCATTTCGTCGGCGAGCACGTGCAGATCATTCCCGGCATTGCCGATACGCGGACCATCATCACCTTCAAGGCCTTCTGA
- a CDS encoding DUF2182 domain-containing protein, with translation MSALSGADASRARPSSALRHRRVFLPVIVALALSAWAALWAWGRSPYAGYLDHSDIVASGPAAFLCRMVPGGNVIVPATLYAAAWVLMTVAMMLPTTLPLFGIFDRLTALRRDHGRLMLLLGFGYLTIWGAFGLLAHLLHGLLLFLVGSWPGLAWNGWLIGAATIAMAGAFQFSGLKRRCLEKCRIPLSFVIEHWRGRSTSWHAYRLGAHHGLFCVGCCWALMLLMFVVGAGSLGWMLALAVVMAIEKNVPWGVHLGAPLGIALLSWATFLVATQP, from the coding sequence ATGAGCGCCCTTAGCGGCGCTGACGCGTCACGCGCCCGCCCGTCCAGCGCCCTTCGGCATCGTCGCGTGTTCCTCCCGGTGATCGTCGCACTGGCGCTGTCGGCGTGGGCCGCGCTCTGGGCATGGGGACGCAGTCCTTACGCCGGCTATCTCGACCACAGCGACATCGTGGCGTCGGGTCCAGCGGCGTTTTTGTGCCGCATGGTTCCGGGCGGCAATGTCATCGTGCCCGCCACACTCTATGCCGCCGCGTGGGTATTGATGACCGTGGCGATGATGCTGCCGACCACATTGCCTCTGTTCGGCATCTTCGATCGCTTGACCGCGCTGCGCCGGGACCATGGGCGCCTCATGCTGTTGCTCGGGTTTGGCTATCTGACCATATGGGGCGCATTCGGCCTCCTCGCGCATCTGCTGCATGGCCTGCTCCTGTTCCTAGTCGGAAGCTGGCCCGGGCTCGCGTGGAATGGTTGGCTGATTGGCGCCGCGACCATAGCCATGGCCGGCGCCTTTCAATTCAGCGGCCTCAAGCGCCGATGTCTCGAAAAGTGCCGCATCCCGCTCAGCTTCGTCATCGAACATTGGCGCGGTCGATCGACTTCGTGGCATGCGTATCGGCTTGGCGCGCACCACGGTTTGTTTTGCGTCGGCTGTTGCTGGGCGCTGATGCTCCTGATGTTTGTGGTCGGCGCCGGCAGTCTTGGTTGGATGCTGGCGCTCGCCGTGGTCATGGCCATCGAAAAGAACGTGCCCTGGGGTGTTCATCTCGGCGCGCCGCTTGGCATTGCGCTTCTGTCTTGGGCTACGTTTCTGGTGGCGACCCAGCCATGA